GCTGGATTTTGTGATAGATCTTATATCCGGTAAAATTCCTGAGCAAAGCAATGCGGTACAGAGCTGAAACCGTGTAGACACCTGACAAACACAAATCACTTCCGGAATTCATCTGGATTCCGGAAGTGATTTTTATTATATATTTATATTTCTGATGTACCAAGATACATACTGCGGTATCTCTGGGGAGATACACCTTTGATTTTCTTGAAAACATCGCCAAAATAACTGCTGTTGTTAAATCCGCACAGTGACGATATGTCCGAAATGCTTTCTTTGGTACTAACCAGCATTTTGGAGGCTTCATTTATTCTGAGATATGTAAGATACTCGCTGAAACCAAATCCCGTACACTTTTTGAACTTTTTGGAAAAATATGTGCTTCCCGTATATGCCATTTCAGCCGCTTGTGCGAGTGTTATATTGTCGCGGAAGTTAACATTAAGAAAATCCACAACCCTCTGAATATTTGCCTCATATTTTCCAAGCATCACGGTGGGCACAGTGTCCTCGTCGCAAATCCTGTTCAAAGTTACCATAAGCTCTGTGAACAGGGAAAATATGACATATTCCGAATACTCATCATCACGTCGGTACTCATTCATTATTTCCACCAGTATGTCCCCTATCTGCTTGCGCTTTTCATAAGGAACACTGATATGAATCTTATCGAAGCATTTCAACAAATTTCTCACCATTGAGTTTTCCGATATGAACTTACGTAGAAATTTATCATTGAAGCTTATAAGATATCGCTCATGCACATCGCTGGAAATCGGCGACGTTTTATGCAACACGTGTTTATCTATAAGTATAAAATCCCCCGGATTCACCGTACAGATGGAGTGACCGACAAAATACTTTCTCTCGCCGGAAATGAGATAATACAACTCATAATGGTCATGAAAGTCGTCGGTTTTCATTTCGTACTTTTTGCTTCTTTTTATTCTATCTATGCTGAAATATGATGTTTCTGCCATAATTAATCTAATTTAACCTCTTTATTTGCCAGATGTTGCAGCAATCGCACTGCATCGCTTATATTTAGAAAGCCATCCGGCACACATTCTGCCGCTTTAAGCTGATTTTTTGTGAGCTGTACTGCATTTGATGCCAGCTTCTGCATGAGAAGAATTGCATCGGATATATTTACATTTCCATCCTGATTTACATCCCCGTAAAGCACAGCGTCATTTGCCGTTATACCGCTGATGTCCGGCTTAAGAAATAATACAGTGTCACTTCTTGAATCGGTTGCCGCGTATACATCATTACCGAAAAATACGCCTCCTCCGTTAAGCGCATCATTTCCGCTGTACACCAAAGACAGAAACGATCCGTCCGAAAAATCTTTTTCTATTCTGAAGGTATTACGGTCGATTTTTTCTCCTTCCAGAACTCTGAAAAAGAATGAAAACAATTCGCTTCCCTGCGAGGCGTCAGTTTTTTCGAGTGAATAAACAGTTATTTTGAAAGAAGTCCGTTCTTCACTTGTGAGCCATTGCACAGCAGCAATATTCATGAAGGATTCAAACGGAGCAATACTGCCCTGCAATGCTGTTTCCACCTCAACATCGCTGTAATCGCTTCTGTCAACAGGAACAACAACCGTAGTATCGTAGGACATAAACACCTCCGCCGTATTTATGAGAGAATCAGAAGTGCCCGTGGCGGTCAGCTTATATATTCCGTCATGCGCCGTATGGGTTGTCAGTTCAAAATCCGTAACAGCATACACCGGCAACGTCACAACGCTCAAGCAAAATATCAAAAACAAAATCTTAGTTAATAATCTCATTTTTTCACCAATCGATGACAACATTGTTTTTATTGGCAAGGTGCTGACAAAGTCTTATTGCATCCGAAGTGTTTAAAGCACCGTCAAAGTGCGTATCCGC
Above is a genomic segment from Oscillospiraceae bacterium containing:
- a CDS encoding AraC family transcriptional regulator; this translates as MAETSYFSIDRIKRSKKYEMKTDDFHDHYELYYLISGERKYFVGHSICTVNPGDFILIDKHVLHKTSPISSDVHERYLISFNDKFLRKFISENSMVRNLLKCFDKIHISVPYEKRKQIGDILVEIMNEYRRDDEYSEYVIFSLFTELMVTLNRICDEDTVPTVMLGKYEANIQRVVDFLNVNFRDNITLAQAAEMAYTGSTYFSKKFKKCTGFGFSEYLTYLRINEASKMLVSTKESISDISSLCGFNNSSYFGDVFKKIKGVSPQRYRSMYLGTSEI